In the genome of Croceimicrobium hydrocarbonivorans, one region contains:
- a CDS encoding T9SS type A sorting domain-containing protein, whose protein sequence is MKCRRILNISLLLILSQSLLAQICTFPGDKAQWSTDFGFPGVSNGQIRDMVVGADSLLYAVGYGAQNFGGNPSISRVGVWNGDYWIPLEGVQCSQCGSGSSYYNAVSKDNQGNLYFLGFFEGAQNPDGSFVASKNVIQYNVFSKQFTALGKGIGGGSFQDFNAIAWRNDTLFVGGRFTEAYNSNDTIAISNVAYFDLNQQKWFDPNGGVMGNGNGLNGAVNAISFGKSGEVFIGGAISQAGTSTPVNGIARWKANQGWDNAHGGVVQILYGGTQTYPGTVQSLAYDSIQDKLYAGGIFGEFVASASVYQQRGLAVYNGSTWSLVNSIGVPNGTTAFSVNALYLDNDSNALYIGGSFQKYSTPGTNNPPANRIVKLNLSNQLFSEIEQGVTAGNSVYSITPYQGKLYFGGSFIELNDSVVANNFASWDGQKLDQEGNGLSSSYRQVNEIIEYQGGIIVAGQFSSAGPLKDLTGLALWDGQKWEDLGLRLHPNYQKEIRALKLIGNQLWVGGNIYGFGNTISKGIGVFDLNTKSWTTFGAGISGSSAALINAIEVFQGEVYIGGSFSSIDGVAADHLAKWNGSSWSAVASFPTAYSDAIDAFYNQGDSLLYIGGQINSLNNDPDLSDLVIYDGSAFRSIWSGLVNGRVRALAGDTATGTVYFGGDFFSQYYPKGSNQAKDIYPMGAIVNGDSIFQVDLSMSTSERGNTFIYAIEVDSEGHVIFGGRMAQIDGHAANHIARYHPQKGVGFFGGGIPESANSTPVKSILTAANGYYFGGSFNFVNDIPASRIAFYEKDNFLPLIPDAELGTDSISAYGSVWLGVQNPQADESFLWNTGDTETFIVADSTAWYSLLVSKANGCTERDSVFVTIMPALFLKGGNGDGFSLDTAQISFTSFYRGNSGDGFALNQAFKNDPSFYGGGLGDGFAHDQAQRINPSFYLGGLGDGYARDAKARAYQSFYRGGDADGYALNKQPFVDVELNNLQVGNGKPSPLPQTISVEIKNVSFEPVSQIPVHIYANGIWQFSDTIANSILPGASYQHNFSSSFSPDSSGSYDICAISTLRNDINTANDSICKAHIANIHIEEHSSDNWEVYPNPANESLQIYIPENQEVKIYLFDQSGKLVLKQVYRESQISLEVAHLATGLYSLRLQSATESLIRKVMILH, encoded by the coding sequence ATGAAATGTAGACGAATCTTAAACATTAGCCTCCTACTGATTCTTAGTCAGAGCTTGCTGGCTCAAATCTGCACCTTCCCAGGCGACAAAGCCCAATGGAGTACCGATTTTGGATTCCCAGGTGTTTCCAATGGGCAAATCCGAGACATGGTGGTGGGCGCCGACAGCTTGCTTTATGCTGTAGGTTATGGAGCGCAAAACTTTGGTGGAAACCCATCCATAAGTCGAGTTGGTGTTTGGAATGGCGACTACTGGATACCCCTCGAAGGAGTACAGTGTTCTCAATGTGGATCGGGCTCCAGCTATTATAATGCGGTAAGCAAAGACAATCAAGGAAACCTCTACTTCCTAGGCTTCTTTGAGGGTGCCCAAAACCCGGATGGCAGTTTTGTAGCAAGCAAAAATGTAATTCAATACAATGTTTTCAGCAAGCAATTTACTGCTCTAGGCAAGGGAATTGGCGGAGGATCTTTTCAGGATTTCAATGCTATTGCCTGGCGGAATGACACCCTATTTGTGGGCGGTCGATTTACTGAAGCATATAATAGCAATGACACGATTGCAATTAGCAATGTGGCCTATTTCGACCTCAACCAACAAAAATGGTTCGACCCAAATGGAGGTGTAATGGGAAATGGCAATGGCTTAAATGGTGCAGTTAATGCCATTAGCTTCGGTAAAAGCGGAGAAGTTTTTATTGGCGGAGCCATCAGTCAAGCCGGCACCAGTACCCCTGTAAATGGCATTGCTCGTTGGAAGGCCAACCAAGGCTGGGATAATGCCCATGGCGGTGTAGTCCAAATACTATATGGCGGCACTCAAACCTACCCCGGAACAGTCCAATCTCTGGCATACGATTCTATCCAGGACAAGCTCTATGCAGGTGGCATCTTTGGCGAATTCGTAGCCTCCGCCTCTGTATATCAACAACGAGGATTGGCAGTGTACAACGGCAGCACCTGGAGCCTGGTGAACTCAATAGGAGTACCCAACGGAACCACTGCCTTTTCAGTAAACGCGCTTTATCTGGATAATGACAGCAACGCCCTGTACATTGGAGGCTCTTTCCAGAAATACAGTACGCCTGGCACTAATAATCCTCCTGCCAATCGCATTGTAAAGCTAAATTTAAGCAACCAGCTTTTTAGTGAAATCGAACAGGGAGTTACCGCTGGGAATAGTGTTTACAGCATTACTCCTTATCAAGGCAAACTTTATTTCGGAGGGAGCTTCATTGAACTAAACGATAGCGTAGTGGCCAATAACTTTGCTTCTTGGGATGGCCAAAAGCTAGATCAAGAAGGAAATGGTCTAAGCAGTTCGTATCGCCAGGTTAATGAAATAATTGAATACCAGGGCGGCATTATTGTAGCCGGTCAATTTAGTTCCGCCGGCCCCTTAAAAGATTTAACCGGCCTGGCCCTCTGGGATGGTCAAAAATGGGAGGATTTGGGCTTACGGCTTCATCCGAACTACCAAAAGGAAATTCGCGCCTTAAAGCTGATTGGCAACCAACTTTGGGTAGGTGGAAACATCTATGGCTTCGGCAATACCATCAGCAAAGGGATTGGGGTTTTCGATCTTAACACAAAAAGCTGGACCACCTTCGGGGCAGGCATCAGTGGTAGCAGTGCAGCCCTAATCAATGCCATTGAAGTCTTTCAGGGCGAGGTATACATCGGCGGAAGCTTTTCTTCTATCGATGGTGTAGCCGCTGATCATCTGGCCAAATGGAATGGCAGTAGTTGGTCGGCCGTAGCCAGTTTCCCTACCGCTTATAGTGATGCAATTGATGCTTTCTACAATCAAGGAGACAGCCTGCTTTATATTGGCGGACAAATCAATAGCTTAAACAATGACCCGGATTTAAGTGATCTGGTGATTTACGATGGCAGTGCATTCCGCTCTATTTGGTCGGGCTTGGTGAATGGTCGGGTGAGAGCCCTGGCCGGCGATACCGCTACCGGAACGGTTTACTTTGGTGGTGATTTTTTCTCCCAATACTATCCTAAAGGCAGTAATCAGGCTAAGGACATCTATCCTATGGGGGCCATTGTAAATGGTGACAGCATATTTCAGGTAGACCTTTCCATGTCAACCAGCGAAAGAGGCAACACCTTTATCTATGCTATCGAAGTCGACTCGGAAGGACATGTGATCTTCGGTGGAAGAATGGCGCAAATCGATGGCCATGCCGCCAACCATATAGCCCGCTACCATCCTCAAAAGGGTGTGGGATTTTTTGGTGGAGGCATACCTGAAAGTGCCAATTCCACTCCGGTAAAAAGCATCCTGACCGCAGCAAACGGTTATTACTTTGGCGGTAGCTTCAATTTTGTAAATGATATCCCTGCCAGCCGAATTGCCTTCTATGAAAAGGACAATTTCCTTCCGCTAATTCCGGATGCCGAATTAGGCACCGATTCTATCAGTGCTTATGGCTCAGTCTGGCTAGGAGTGCAAAACCCTCAAGCGGATGAGAGTTTCCTCTGGAACACCGGCGATACGGAAACCTTCATTGTTGCCGACAGCACCGCTTGGTATTCCCTGCTAGTAAGCAAGGCGAATGGTTGTACAGAAAGGGATTCAGTATTTGTAACTATCATGCCAGCCCTCTTCCTAAAAGGAGGCAATGGCGATGGTTTTAGTTTGGATACAGCGCAAATCAGTTTCACAAGCTTTTACCGTGGTAATTCTGGTGATGGTTTCGCTTTAAATCAAGCTTTTAAAAATGACCCCAGCTTTTATGGAGGTGGATTAGGAGATGGCTTTGCTCATGATCAGGCCCAGCGAATCAATCCCTCCTTCTATTTAGGAGGCCTTGGTGATGGCTATGCTCGAGATGCTAAAGCCAGAGCTTATCAATCTTTCTATAGAGGTGGCGATGCGGATGGTTATGCCCTCAACAAACAACCATTTGTGGATGTAGAATTGAATAATCTCCAGGTGGGTAATGGCAAGCCCAGCCCATTGCCGCAAACTATATCCGTAGAAATAAAGAATGTTTCCTTTGAGCCGGTAAGTCAAATTCCGGTGCATATCTATGCAAATGGAATCTGGCAGTTTAGCGACACTATAGCAAACAGCATTTTACCCGGAGCCAGCTATCAACATAACTTCAGCAGCAGCTTTAGCCCGGATAGCTCCGGCAGCTATGACATTTGTGCAATCAGCACTTTGCGAAACGATATTAATACTGCAAACGACAGCATTTGCAAGGCACATATCGCCAATATCCATATCGAAGAACACAGTAGCGACAATTGGGAGGTATATCCAAATCCAGCTAATGAAAGCCTTCAAATCTATATTCCAGAAAACCAGGAAGTGAAGATTTACCTCTTTGACCAAAGTGGTAAACTGGTTTTGAAACAAGTATACAGGGAATCACAAATCAGCCTGGAAGTCGCTCACTTAGCCACCGGACTTTACAGTCTAAGGCTTCAGTCTGCTACCGAAAGCTTGATTCGAAAAGTGATGATCCTGCATTGA
- a CDS encoding LytR/AlgR family response regulator transcription factor, with protein MKSIRTLIIDDEQSSIELLETLLSEYSPHIELIAQAQSVKEGIERIQELKPELLFLDIDLPDGEGFKVLEATRDLNYQVIFTTAYNEYAIRAFEHSALHYLLKPINIDKLVEATSRYKDIPEQGFGEEKLDELKKSFHQEPDKLALANMLGYEFVEISQIIRVEGEQGYSRFFFLDNKEVLVSKAIGEYEKLLNPHGFFRVHKKHIINPSYLISMQKGKTSTLLLEKGHQVPLSSKRKPWFISKLKGKIAF; from the coding sequence ATGAAAAGCATACGAACTCTTATTATTGATGATGAACAAAGCAGTATTGAGCTGTTGGAAACTCTGCTTTCGGAGTATAGTCCACATATTGAGCTGATCGCCCAAGCCCAATCGGTTAAGGAAGGCATTGAGCGTATTCAGGAATTAAAACCTGAATTATTGTTCTTGGATATTGATTTGCCCGATGGTGAAGGTTTTAAAGTATTGGAAGCCACTCGGGATCTAAATTACCAGGTAATCTTTACCACCGCTTATAATGAATATGCGATTCGAGCCTTTGAGCATTCGGCTTTGCATTATTTGCTCAAGCCTATCAATATTGACAAATTAGTGGAGGCGACTTCCCGATACAAGGATATTCCAGAGCAGGGTTTTGGGGAGGAGAAGTTGGATGAATTGAAGAAAAGCTTCCATCAAGAACCGGATAAATTGGCCCTGGCCAATATGTTGGGTTACGAATTTGTGGAGATTTCTCAAATCATAAGAGTGGAAGGAGAGCAGGGCTACAGCCGTTTCTTTTTTTTGGACAATAAGGAGGTATTGGTGAGCAAAGCCATAGGAGAGTATGAAAAGCTCCTCAATCCGCATGGCTTCTTTAGGGTTCATAAAAAGCATATCATTAATCCTTCTTATTTGATTTCCATGCAAAAGGGTAAAACCTCCACTTTGTTGCTGGAGAAAGGGCATCAGGTGCCTTTATCCTCTAAACGGAAACCCTGGTTCATATCTAAGTTAAAAGGGAAAATAGCATTCTGA
- a CDS encoding sensor histidine kinase, with amino-acid sequence MFLHAQSLVFRQLDVENGLPCQETYETLQASDGFLWIATDRGVCRYNGRGFQCFSVEDGLLDNAVLGLYEDRGGNIWFPLALGGLNYWDGQSIKEYKYNDTLLKFIPNSGSIDRIVFDEKGSLWVVGFKEGILLEIDKYGESIPHVTAGLRGYFYIWEFANEDLLSGPFYAPSDYSISKADSSILVFKRPMGSDTLQLPFLFSGSARTEVLKQSDSSYLIAIDSILLQIKHGELKARHDFKRAVVGIEATSQDGIWITTEEGLFNFKEGLEGNYTIYLSGNNPCFVAKDFEGGLWVNSLSAGLFYLPPLRWQELALNNSAVSKLALFANEIAFSDFKGSISLLKQTKNGVQVDTILKNAGYSPILCVDGDTLYAGSNLVMRREQDCQSKKTDLQRVLSYSKGRSGKVYAGTITGYVELLQAEEVYSSADHGFSQRVTAIAEMANAEVLIGTGKGLYRKVGQSFLKISDFAVVDIVQAPKETYWILSDGQGTYRYQNGELELIEHLNLTSNLSTCGFWDSQGNLWIGTTKGLNRVEFLSEKPLRTRSTQFDISDGLPSNQINSLIEKNKALVIGTNKGIVRINLDQLDRNRTPPKLAFTGIRINNQIQNEQAPIKLSPSENELTFEFEGISFRDARELSYKYKLEGQDELWQSTDQNKVNYTNLKAGNYTFLLSVKNGDGQWSEVIESQSFSIKQSLFGSLWFWLGVWLLFAALVVFISFKIVFYVKRNEANKRELLIAEQVALKAQMKPHFIFNALNAIQLFIARNQKKEANDYLSNFSQLMRSILDGSSKGLISLSEELAMLENYLKLEMLRLKDKVTYDIQVGKEICAERVLIPPMLIQPILENALWHGLSSKETAGLLQLRIGLRESNLQIEVEDNGIGREMAAKQKADNRRKGESIGLQNIIDRLKIAYPKRVDQPVTIIDLFDGLKPMGTRVILLIPIDLNT; translated from the coding sequence GTGTTTCTTCATGCTCAATCCTTGGTTTTCAGGCAGCTTGATGTGGAGAATGGGCTTCCCTGTCAGGAAACCTATGAAACTTTACAGGCCTCAGATGGTTTTCTGTGGATTGCCACAGATAGGGGAGTTTGCAGGTATAATGGTAGGGGTTTTCAGTGTTTTTCTGTTGAGGATGGATTATTGGATAATGCTGTTTTAGGACTCTATGAAGATAGAGGTGGGAACATTTGGTTTCCCCTGGCATTAGGTGGCTTGAACTATTGGGATGGGCAATCCATAAAGGAATATAAGTATAATGATACTTTGCTGAAATTCATTCCAAATTCGGGTTCAATAGATAGGATTGTTTTTGATGAAAAAGGATCATTATGGGTAGTTGGTTTTAAGGAAGGTATATTACTAGAGATTGATAAATATGGTGAATCAATACCACATGTTACAGCAGGCCTAAGAGGCTATTTTTATATCTGGGAATTTGCTAATGAAGATTTGCTCTCGGGGCCTTTTTATGCTCCAAGTGATTACAGCATTTCTAAAGCTGATTCCTCTATACTGGTTTTCAAGCGGCCTATGGGTTCGGATACCTTACAATTGCCTTTTTTGTTTAGTGGCTCTGCTCGAACTGAGGTGTTAAAGCAAAGCGATTCTAGCTATTTAATAGCCATCGATTCTATTTTGCTTCAAATAAAGCATGGGGAGCTAAAGGCAAGGCACGACTTTAAGCGCGCTGTTGTTGGTATTGAAGCAACGAGCCAGGATGGAATTTGGATAACAACTGAAGAGGGGCTATTTAACTTTAAAGAGGGTCTGGAGGGGAATTACACTATTTATCTTTCTGGAAATAATCCCTGCTTTGTGGCGAAGGATTTTGAAGGGGGGCTTTGGGTAAATAGTTTAAGCGCCGGTCTTTTTTATCTTCCGCCCCTACGCTGGCAGGAATTAGCCCTAAATAATTCGGCGGTCTCAAAGCTTGCCCTTTTTGCAAATGAGATTGCCTTCAGCGACTTCAAAGGATCAATTAGCCTATTAAAACAAACAAAGAATGGAGTCCAGGTTGATACCATTCTTAAAAATGCCGGCTATAGTCCAATCCTATGTGTAGATGGCGATACCCTTTATGCTGGGTCTAATTTGGTCATGAGGAGGGAGCAGGACTGCCAATCTAAGAAGACTGATCTGCAAAGAGTTTTATCCTATTCAAAAGGTAGGTCTGGCAAGGTGTACGCAGGTACTATTACGGGTTATGTTGAACTGCTTCAGGCTGAAGAAGTCTATTCTTCTGCGGATCATGGTTTTTCGCAAAGAGTTACGGCTATTGCTGAAATGGCAAATGCGGAAGTACTTATAGGAACGGGTAAGGGCCTTTATCGGAAGGTGGGGCAGTCCTTTTTGAAAATCAGTGATTTTGCGGTAGTTGATATTGTACAAGCTCCCAAGGAGACTTACTGGATTTTAAGTGATGGTCAGGGTACTTACCGCTACCAAAATGGTGAATTGGAATTAATTGAACACTTAAACCTTACTTCAAACCTTAGTACTTGCGGCTTTTGGGATAGCCAAGGGAATTTGTGGATCGGTACCACCAAAGGGTTGAATAGAGTGGAGTTTTTATCCGAAAAACCCTTACGAACCCGTAGCACCCAATTCGATATTTCGGACGGCTTGCCCTCTAATCAGATCAATTCTTTAATTGAAAAAAATAAGGCCTTAGTTATTGGAACCAATAAGGGTATCGTGAGGATCAATTTGGATCAACTGGATCGTAATCGAACTCCACCGAAATTAGCCTTTACAGGGATTCGGATAAATAACCAAATCCAAAATGAGCAAGCCCCGATCAAACTATCACCATCCGAAAACGAATTGACCTTTGAGTTTGAAGGGATATCCTTTAGAGATGCCAGAGAGCTGAGCTATAAATACAAATTGGAAGGTCAGGATGAGCTTTGGCAAAGCACTGATCAGAATAAGGTGAATTATACCAATCTCAAGGCAGGTAATTACACTTTTCTGCTCTCCGTAAAAAATGGCGATGGGCAGTGGTCTGAAGTGATCGAATCTCAAAGTTTTAGCATTAAGCAAAGCTTGTTTGGCTCGCTCTGGTTTTGGTTAGGCGTTTGGCTACTCTTTGCAGCTTTGGTGGTTTTTATCTCCTTTAAAATTGTTTTCTATGTGAAGCGAAATGAAGCGAATAAAAGGGAATTGCTGATTGCTGAGCAAGTAGCATTAAAAGCCCAAATGAAGCCCCATTTCATCTTTAATGCCCTTAATGCCATTCAATTATTTATTGCGCGAAATCAGAAAAAGGAAGCCAATGATTACCTGTCCAATTTCTCGCAATTAATGCGCAGCATCTTGGATGGCTCCAGCAAAGGACTGATCTCTTTAAGTGAGGAACTAGCCATGCTGGAGAACTATCTGAAACTAGAAATGCTGAGGCTAAAGGATAAAGTTACTTACGATATACAGGTGGGAAAGGAGATTTGTGCAGAAAGGGTGTTGATACCTCCTATGTTGATTCAGCCCATCTTGGAAAATGCCCTCTGGCATGGATTGTCTTCTAAAGAGACGGCCGGTTTACTTCAATTAAGAATCGGTCTTAGGGAATCCAATCTCCAAATTGAAGTAGAGGATAATGGCATTGGTCGAGAAATGGCGGCCAAACAAAAAGCAGATAATCGAAGGAAGGGGGAATCCATCGGGCTTCAGAATATTATTGACCGTTTAAAAATTGCCTATCCCAAGCGGGTAGATCAACCGGTCACCATAATTGATTTATTCGACGGTTTAAAGCCCATGGGGACCCGAGTGATTCTTTTGATCCCCATTGATTTAAACACTTAA
- a CDS encoding PKD domain-containing protein — protein MKRLLVLAMSLMLFSGQAQLVNGDFENGLAPSYSAFIEGTNPHHQDIVNVGWNGVTSHGGGDSLMMVDGIDDPLETRDTVWAQQVTVTANTLYSITLWLDARNLSVTNTVDLTLRSGASFIGDIEFTDDTTSGWVDFTFTFNSGANTSIYLNLRQNNAIGASDFNLDDISLTPLVVPCDVSSSFTSKLDEGTCEWEFTANSTANNGSTNIVAYYWDFGDGTTSTDPNPVHYYATPGNYNVCLTTYAVNSNGDCCSDKTCREIEASCEVGPCGIDGTFKYNYLDNCEISFYRSISTSGHVISYNWDFGDGNTGNGAYVNHTYANAGTYNVCLSVVAIDNNGDCCTFKYCEEVTVEGCDKRKRAINSGSSNATEANSNVQMSEGIKIYPNPGSSNLNIDFIDQKLDAQNLEILIFDLSGKNYSQIAAGEKVSKNGNTAMINISELPKGLYIMRIKNNGKLMTQKFIKE, from the coding sequence ATGAAAAGATTACTCGTACTAGCTATGTCTTTGATGCTGTTCTCTGGGCAGGCACAACTTGTAAACGGGGACTTTGAAAATGGTCTGGCCCCTAGTTATTCAGCTTTCATTGAAGGCACTAATCCACATCATCAAGACATTGTAAATGTGGGATGGAATGGGGTTACCAGTCATGGAGGTGGCGACTCGCTTATGATGGTAGATGGTATTGACGATCCGCTTGAAACCAGAGATACAGTATGGGCCCAACAAGTAACCGTAACTGCAAACACCTTATACAGCATTACCCTTTGGTTGGATGCCCGTAATTTGAGTGTAACAAATACGGTGGATTTGACCCTAAGATCAGGTGCCAGTTTTATTGGTGATATTGAGTTTACCGATGACACCACCAGTGGTTGGGTAGATTTTACCTTCACTTTCAATTCAGGTGCGAATACCAGCATTTATTTAAACTTGCGTCAGAACAATGCAATTGGAGCATCTGATTTCAACCTGGATGACATTTCGCTTACCCCCTTGGTTGTGCCTTGTGATGTAAGCTCCAGTTTTACCTCTAAATTGGATGAAGGTACTTGTGAGTGGGAGTTTACCGCCAACTCTACTGCTAACAATGGCTCAACTAATATCGTAGCCTATTACTGGGATTTTGGTGATGGCACTACTTCTACCGACCCTAATCCTGTACACTACTACGCCACCCCCGGAAACTATAATGTTTGCCTTACTACCTACGCTGTGAATAGCAATGGAGATTGCTGTTCAGATAAAACTTGCCGCGAAATCGAAGCAAGCTGTGAAGTTGGTCCTTGTGGAATTGATGGAACCTTTAAGTATAACTATCTTGATAATTGTGAAATTAGCTTCTATCGCAGCATCAGCACTTCTGGCCACGTAATTAGCTATAACTGGGACTTTGGTGATGGCAATACTGGAAATGGAGCCTATGTAAACCACACTTATGCCAATGCCGGAACTTACAATGTATGCTTAAGCGTAGTGGCTATCGACAATAATGGTGACTGCTGTACTTTCAAATACTGCGAAGAAGTAACTGTAGAAGGTTGTGATAAAAGGAAAAGAGCGATCAATTCGGGTTCAAGCAATGCCACTGAAGCTAACTCTAATGTACAAATGAGCGAGGGAATTAAAATTTACCCTAATCCCGGTAGCTCGAACTTGAACATCGACTTCATCGATCAAAAACTCGATGCCCAAAATTTAGAGATCTTGATTTTTGACCTCTCCGGCAAAAACTATTCTCAGATTGCAGCCGGTGAAAAAGTTTCCAAAAACGGAAATACCGCCATGATCAATATCTCAGAACTTCCTAAAGGTCTTTATATCATGCGTATTAAGAACAATGGAAAATTGATGACCCAGAAGTTTATCAAAGAATAA